The Pseudomonadota bacterium DNA segment TCGGCACAAAAACGACAATATTTCTTCCGGCTCACAAACGCCCGGCGCCGCTGAGGACGATTAGTTTTACCTCTGGAAAAAGCCATTACTACCTCTCAATCTTCAACTTGAATCATCAAATATAAAATTCTGTTTAGCTACTCTGTCTCAGCCTTAATCTCGGTTTCGGTCTCTGCAACTTCATCCACAACCGGAGTTTCTTCCTCCACTTCAGCCTTCACATCGTCAGTTACCACCGGCTCTTCTGCAACTTCATCCGGTTCAGCGGGCTGATCTTTGCTTTCATCATAGTCATCCGGCAAACGAACGGTAATAAACTTGATGACCTCATCCATAATTCTCAGATGACGCTCAAATTCCTGCAGGCATTCAGTCGTGACGGCAAAACGCATCAGAATATAACGCCCTTCCAGATACCTTTTCACCCGGTAAGCAAGGGGTTTCACC contains these protein-coding regions:
- the rpsF gene encoding 30S ribosomal protein S6, translated to MAEEMRKYELLYIHPGTMGDEGVKKVDDRLAEIGERFGARVFYRDDWGVKPLAYRVKRYLEGRYILMRFAVTTECLQEFERHLRIMDEVIKFITVRLPDDYDESKDQPAEPDEVAEEPVVTDDVKAEVEEETPVVDEVAETETEIKAETE